One window of the Syntrophorhabdus sp. genome contains the following:
- a CDS encoding response regulator transcription factor: MMRVIIADDHPVVLKGLKEILQENFSGMTFDEVRRGYELINKIHQNDYNLVLLDISLPDINGLEVLKEIKKRRTRLPVLIVSMYPEEQYAIRSIKAGAQGYITKRSASEELVAAVNKILSGKRYINPAFAEQMVIDFESDTEAPPHEKLSIREMQVMKMVASGLTNKEIADQLHLSINTVRTYRVRILEKISVRKTNELIWYAVKYGLVE; this comes from the coding sequence ATGATGCGAGTCATTATCGCCGACGACCACCCCGTGGTACTCAAGGGCCTCAAGGAGATCCTGCAGGAGAATTTCAGCGGCATGACCTTCGATGAAGTGCGAAGAGGCTACGAGTTGATCAACAAGATCCACCAGAATGATTATAACCTGGTCCTTCTCGATATCTCACTTCCCGATATAAATGGCCTCGAGGTGCTCAAGGAGATCAAGAAGAGAAGGACGCGCCTGCCCGTTCTCATCGTGAGCATGTATCCAGAGGAGCAGTACGCCATCAGATCCATCAAGGCCGGTGCCCAGGGATACATAACGAAGCGGAGCGCGTCGGAGGAACTGGTAGCCGCGGTCAACAAGATACTGTCGGGCAAGAGATACATCAATCCGGCATTTGCCGAACAGATGGTCATCGATTTCGAGTCCGACACGGAGGCTCCACCTCACGAGAAGCTTTCCATCCGTGAGATGCAGGTGATGAAGATGGTGGCAAGTGGGTTGACGAACAAGGAAATAGCCGATCAGCTCCACCTCAGCATCAATACCGTCCGGACATACCGGGTGCGTATCCTGGAGAAGATCTCCGTCAGAAAGACCAACGAATTGATCTGGTACGCGGTGAAATACGGCCTCGTCGAGTGA
- a CDS encoding sensor histidine kinase — MDNPGTAGKKTARRNVPSSLRRPDTQEALEQRVQQRTAQLSELNALLRQEIAERRKMEAALQDSRERLRHLSIHLQKIREDERTSLSRELHDEFGQTLTGMKLDVSWIKRKVAADDGLVVERLNSLLTALDHTIIAVQQMSARLRPVALDDFGLRDAVELAARDVTKRTNIACHIVSEPHNMTLDDTVTTEAFRILQEALTNVVRHSGAREVTILLRKRKNVFTMEISDNGKGIKKKDLVNPRSIGLTGMHERAHALGGTLVIMGMRGKGTSITVTVPLRPVGRDNRRGIDR, encoded by the coding sequence GTGGATAATCCCGGTACTGCGGGAAAGAAAACGGCGCGGCGGAATGTTCCGTCATCACTTCGCCGACCGGATACCCAGGAAGCCCTGGAGCAGCGTGTACAGCAGCGGACGGCCCAGCTGTCGGAGTTGAACGCGCTCCTCAGACAGGAGATCGCGGAGCGAAGAAAGATGGAAGCTGCTCTGCAGGATTCCAGGGAACGGTTGCGTCACCTGAGCATACATCTCCAGAAGATCAGGGAAGATGAGCGCACCTCACTCTCACGCGAACTCCATGACGAATTCGGTCAAACCTTGACAGGCATGAAGCTGGACGTAAGCTGGATAAAGAGAAAGGTCGCCGCCGATGACGGACTTGTGGTGGAGCGACTCAATTCCCTGCTGACGGCCCTCGACCACACTATCATTGCCGTCCAGCAGATGTCAGCCAGGCTCCGGCCTGTGGCCCTCGACGATTTCGGCCTCAGGGACGCGGTGGAGCTCGCCGCAAGGGATGTCACGAAAAGAACGAACATTGCGTGTCACATCGTTTCCGAGCCCCACAACATGACCCTTGATGACACCGTGACCACGGAGGCATTCCGGATCCTGCAGGAAGCCCTTACGAACGTCGTGCGCCATTCCGGGGCGCGTGAGGTCACGATACTCCTCAGAAAACGGAAGAATGTCTTCACCATGGAGATAAGTGACAACGGAAAGGGCATCAAGAAGAAGGACCTGGTGAACCCCAGGTCCATCGGCCTGACGGGCATGCACGAACGGGCGCACGCACTGGGCGGGACGCTCGTCATCATGGGTATGCGGGGTAAAGGCACCTCGATCACCGTTACCGTTCCGCTCCGTCCCGTCGGGCGCGACAACCGAAGGGGAATAGACCGATGA